The following proteins are encoded in a genomic region of Methanobrevibacter sp.:
- a CDS encoding TIGR00269 family protein, which yields MAVIDKDEFNEKIFTRINNLISEHGLIKEGELIALALSGGKDSVLTLHALKNYQDILDFDLVAIAVDEGIEGYRSHGVEAAISNAEDMGVKLHLKSFKEEEGFALDDIYENFKSACIPCGVFRRNILNKTAYEIGANKIATGHNLDDEIQSFLMSFARGDTIKFSKFGPELDVIHPKLVPRIKPLWNTPEKEVGMWAVLNDIDIHLEECPYSKLSLRAKIKGFLNDAEDRNTGVKRNIMKSFQQILTFDNDINTHLNECVICGEPTSSEICKACEIKRDIEGN from the coding sequence ATGGCAGTTATAGACAAAGATGAATTCAATGAAAAAATTTTCACAAGAATCAATAATCTGATAAGCGAACATGGCCTTATTAAAGAAGGGGAGTTGATAGCGTTGGCATTGTCCGGGGGAAAGGACAGTGTCTTGACATTGCATGCTCTCAAGAATTATCAGGACATATTGGATTTTGATCTGGTTGCAATAGCTGTAGATGAGGGAATTGAAGGATACAGGTCCCACGGCGTTGAGGCGGCCATTTCCAATGCAGAGGATATGGGCGTAAAATTGCATTTGAAATCCTTTAAGGAAGAGGAAGGATTTGCCTTGGATGACATTTACGAAAACTTCAAAAGTGCATGCATCCCTTGCGGGGTATTCAGAAGAAACATTTTAAATAAAACAGCCTATGAGATTGGTGCAAACAAGATAGCCACAGGCCATAATCTGGATGATGAGATACAGTCATTCCTGATGAGCTTTGCAAGGGGAGATACAATCAAGTTCTCCAAATTCGGCCCGGAATTGGACGTCATCCATCCAAAGCTAGTTCCAAGAATCAAGCCATTGTGGAACACTCCTGAAAAGGAAGTTGGAATGTGGGCAGTGCTGAACGACATTGATATTCATTTGGAGGAATGCCCCTACTCAAAACTATCATTAAGGGCTAAAATCAAGGGATTTTTGAATGATGCTGAAGACAGGAATACTGGAGTAAAAAGGAACATCATGAAATCATTCCAACAGATATTGACATTTGACAATGATATCAACACCCATCTTAACGAATGCGTTATCTGCGGTGAACCAACATCTTCTGAAATCTGCAAGGCCTGTGAAATAAAAAGGGATATTGAAGGGAATTAG
- a CDS encoding YqhA family protein, whose translation MGLIVVLAIILYKFIYAVILFIPSSVEMDFHEVTMNVLNLLDLSLLANLVLIVTFSGYENFISKIDIANKHIDRPSWMGTLDFSGLKLKIIGSVVVISLIELLRDFLDVASVSETVIFWRIMLHLTFLFSGLIFAVMEHIADKD comes from the coding sequence TTGGGATTAATCGTTGTTTTGGCAATTATCCTGTATAAGTTCATATATGCAGTAATCCTGTTCATTCCAAGTTCGGTGGAAATGGATTTTCATGAAGTGACAATGAATGTGTTGAATCTTTTGGATTTGTCATTGCTCGCTAATCTGGTCCTGATTGTTACTTTCTCAGGATACGAAAATTTCATATCCAAAATCGATATTGCGAACAAGCATATTGACCGTCCTTCTTGGATGGGAACCCTTGACTTTTCAGGATTAAAACTTAAAATAATCGGTTCTGTAGTAGTTATATCATTAATAGAACTTCTTAGGGACTTCTTGGATGTTGCATCTGTAAGCGAAACTGTAATTTTCTGGAGAATCATGTTGCATTTGACATTTCTGTTTTCAGGATTGATCTTTGCGGTTATGGAACATATTGCCGATAAAGATTAA
- a CDS encoding calcium/sodium antiporter, translated as MLDLIIQIVLLILGFVFLIKGADYFVSGSSSIAALLKIPTIIVGLTIVALGTSAPEAAVSITASITGSNAMAVSNVIGSNIFNLLFIIGLCAALGELSIGRQMLEKDFPFLIVATVAIVAFILIGWNIIRVEGIILLILLIVYLVYLIYTSKKSKDAQYVEKPKLSLPKSILFIIAGLAGIIIGGELVVNSASSIAISFGMSETLVGLTIVSIGTSLPEVATSLTALKREENELVIGNVIGSNLFNIVFVLAASATISPIVLQPNILIDLILMLFVTVLCYIFARTQDKFDKKEGILLLVIFIVYMAFAIMRN; from the coding sequence ATGCTTGACTTGATTATTCAGATTGTCCTGCTCATTCTCGGATTTGTATTTTTAATAAAGGGTGCAGACTACTTTGTAAGCGGATCAAGCAGCATTGCTGCCCTTTTAAAGATTCCCACAATCATCGTCGGTTTAACTATCGTAGCATTGGGAACAAGTGCTCCGGAAGCGGCTGTTTCAATTACCGCTTCAATAACAGGAAGCAATGCAATGGCAGTAAGTAATGTTATTGGAAGTAACATTTTTAACCTGCTTTTCATTATAGGACTTTGTGCTGCTTTAGGAGAATTGAGCATAGGTCGCCAGATGCTTGAAAAGGACTTCCCTTTTCTTATTGTGGCCACAGTTGCAATTGTTGCATTCATACTAATCGGATGGAACATAATAAGAGTTGAAGGAATAATCCTTTTGATATTGCTAATTGTATACCTGGTCTATTTGATATATACATCCAAAAAATCAAAAGATGCCCAATATGTTGAAAAGCCAAAGTTATCACTTCCTAAAAGCATTCTCTTCATAATAGCAGGTCTTGCTGGAATTATAATCGGAGGAGAACTGGTAGTGAACAGCGCATCCTCAATTGCAATTAGCTTTGGAATGAGTGAAACCCTAGTTGGTTTGACAATCGTTTCAATAGGAACTTCCCTTCCTGAAGTTGCCACTTCATTGACCGCTTTGAAAAGGGAGGAAAACGAGCTTGTAATAGGTAACGTAATCGGAAGCAACCTGTTCAACATAGTGTTTGTGCTTGCAGCAAGTGCAACAATCAGCCCTATTGTGCTTCAACCAAACATCCTAATTGATTTGATTCTGATGTTGTTTGTAACCGTTCTTTGTTACATATTTGCAAGAACACAGGACAAGTTTGATAAAAAGGAAGGAATCCTTCTTCTTGTGATATTTATAGTCTATATGGCATTTGCTATAATGAGAAATTAA